A genome region from Alicyclobacillus acidocaldarius subsp. acidocaldarius DSM 446 includes the following:
- a CDS encoding Leu/Phe/Val dehydrogenase, whose translation MELFTRMAQFDYEQVVFCYDDASGLRAVIAIHDTTLGPALGGCRMWTYASEEDAVVDALRLARGMTYKAAAAGLNLGGGKTVIMGDPRKDKSEALFRALGRYIHSLGGRYITAEDVGTTVQDMDLIHLETPYVCGISPSYGSSGNPSGMTALGVFRGIQASAKYLYGTDDLAGRRVAIQGLGSVGYELARLLRGAGADLLVADVNPLQVERAVNEFGAQALPPQDILSAECDILAPCALGAVLNDETIPRLRAQIIAGSANNQLAEERHGDMLHERGILYAPDYVINAGGLINVADELEGYHPDRARSKVERIYDIMLNLYKLSGERGIPTHRAADEMAMKRIETLRQVRSTHLGHHEPVRRGR comes from the coding sequence ATGGAACTTTTTACCCGCATGGCCCAATTCGACTACGAGCAGGTGGTGTTCTGCTACGATGACGCCTCCGGCTTGCGCGCCGTGATCGCCATCCACGACACGACGCTCGGCCCGGCGCTGGGAGGATGCCGGATGTGGACGTACGCGTCCGAAGAGGATGCGGTCGTCGACGCGCTTCGCTTGGCGCGCGGAATGACGTACAAGGCGGCCGCGGCCGGGCTGAATCTCGGCGGCGGCAAGACCGTGATCATGGGAGATCCGCGAAAGGACAAGAGCGAGGCCCTGTTTCGCGCCCTTGGGCGGTACATCCACAGCTTGGGCGGGCGCTACATCACCGCCGAAGATGTGGGCACCACCGTTCAGGACATGGACCTCATTCACCTCGAAACGCCGTACGTGTGCGGCATCTCTCCGAGCTACGGTTCGAGCGGCAATCCGAGCGGCATGACCGCCCTTGGCGTCTTCCGCGGGATCCAGGCGAGCGCCAAGTACCTGTATGGCACGGACGATCTCGCCGGGCGCCGCGTCGCGATTCAGGGACTGGGAAGCGTCGGGTACGAGCTTGCTCGCCTCTTGCGCGGGGCCGGAGCCGACCTGCTCGTGGCCGATGTCAACCCTCTGCAGGTGGAGCGCGCGGTCAACGAATTCGGCGCCCAGGCGCTGCCTCCTCAAGACATCCTGAGCGCTGAATGTGACATCCTCGCGCCGTGCGCGCTGGGCGCGGTGTTGAACGACGAGACGATTCCGAGGCTCCGGGCGCAGATCATCGCGGGCTCAGCGAACAACCAGCTGGCCGAGGAGCGGCACGGGGACATGCTTCACGAGCGAGGCATTTTGTACGCGCCGGATTACGTCATCAACGCGGGGGGACTTATCAACGTCGCGGACGAGCTCGAAGGCTATCATCCGGATCGCGCGCGGTCGAAGGTGGAGCGGATCTACGACATTATGCTCAACCTGTACAAGCTCTCCGGCGAGCGGGGCATCCCGACGCATCGGGCCGCCGATGAGATGGCCATGAAGCGGATCGAGACCCTGCGGCAGGTGCGGAGCACGCACCTGGGTCACCACGAACCGGTGAGGCGCGGGCGCTGA
- a CDS encoding ClpP family protease, whose product METKSAYDAVMKAGATGGADAQETKDAPSSVESLGANEPAAVVTGDIYCLTVIGQIEGHMVLPPQNKTTKYEHVIPQLVAVEESDKIDGLLIILNTVGGDVEAGLAIAELVASMSKPKVSVVLGGGHSIGVPIAVAADYTFIAESASMTIHPIRLNGLVIGVQQSFEYLEKMQDRVIRFVVEHSRISEDMFRHLMLNTGEMAKDIGTTVVGRDAVKYGLCDEVGGLGQAMKKLKDLIREHKESRTGAVLAQVPQPGVIQ is encoded by the coding sequence ATGGAGACAAAGTCAGCCTACGATGCCGTGATGAAAGCTGGGGCCACGGGCGGGGCGGATGCGCAGGAGACGAAGGACGCTCCCTCGTCCGTCGAGTCGCTCGGCGCGAACGAACCCGCCGCAGTGGTGACGGGCGACATCTACTGTTTGACGGTCATCGGCCAGATCGAGGGTCACATGGTACTGCCGCCCCAGAACAAGACCACGAAATACGAACACGTCATCCCACAGCTCGTCGCGGTGGAGGAGAGCGATAAAATCGACGGACTGCTCATCATCCTCAACACGGTGGGCGGCGACGTGGAGGCGGGCCTCGCCATCGCAGAACTGGTGGCGTCGATGTCGAAGCCCAAGGTATCCGTCGTGCTCGGCGGAGGCCATTCCATCGGTGTGCCCATCGCCGTGGCGGCGGATTACACGTTCATTGCAGAGTCCGCCAGCATGACCATCCATCCGATTCGCTTGAACGGCCTCGTGATTGGCGTGCAACAGTCGTTTGAGTATCTCGAGAAGATGCAGGATCGCGTGATCCGTTTCGTGGTCGAACACTCGCGAATTTCGGAGGACATGTTTCGCCACCTGATGTTGAACACCGGCGAGATGGCGAAAGATATCGGCACGACGGTGGTGGGACGGGATGCCGTCAAGTATGGCCTGTGCGACGAAGTGGGCGGCCTGGGGCAAGCGATGAAGAAGCTGAAAGATCTCATTCGGGAACACAAGGAGTCCCGAACAGGCGCGGTGCTCGCGCAAGTTCCTCAGCCGGGGGTGATCCAGTGA
- a CDS encoding thiolase family protein, whose protein sequence is MYEAVIVDAVRTPIGRRNGALKDVHPVDLLGHVLRSIVERNQLPPEAVDDVIAGCLTQIGDQAVNIARNAWLAAGLPESVPGCTIDRQCGSSLQALHFAAQGVMSGAYEIAIACGVEAMSRVPMMSSIGVYGTPMTESLEARYHMRQYNRSFFDQALGAELLAKEWGFSREDLDRFGLRSHQLAAKARSEGKFRREIVPLSLAKSSGWFEEDEGIRTDTSLEKMLSLKPAFPDLELITAGNASQISDGASAALVMRRETAEKLGLRPRARFVAFSVVGVNPVTMLTGPIPATRKVLQNAGLKVEDIDLFEVNEAFAPVVLGWQKEIGAPWDRVNVNGGAIALGHPLGATGTRIAATLLNALEDRGGRYGLIAICEGAGMANATVIERMDG, encoded by the coding sequence ATGTACGAAGCCGTGATCGTCGACGCTGTCCGCACGCCCATCGGGCGCAGAAACGGCGCGCTGAAGGACGTGCACCCCGTGGATCTTTTGGGACACGTCCTGCGCTCCATCGTCGAGCGCAATCAGTTGCCGCCAGAGGCGGTGGACGACGTGATCGCAGGGTGCCTCACGCAGATTGGCGATCAGGCGGTGAATATCGCGCGGAATGCGTGGCTCGCGGCGGGGCTGCCGGAGTCGGTGCCGGGGTGCACCATCGATCGCCAGTGCGGGTCAAGCCTGCAGGCGCTCCACTTCGCCGCGCAGGGCGTGATGAGCGGGGCGTACGAGATCGCCATCGCCTGTGGCGTCGAGGCGATGTCGCGCGTGCCGATGATGTCTTCCATCGGCGTCTATGGAACGCCGATGACGGAATCGCTGGAAGCGCGCTATCACATGCGCCAGTACAACCGTTCCTTCTTCGATCAGGCGCTCGGCGCCGAGCTCTTGGCGAAGGAATGGGGCTTTTCCAGGGAGGATCTCGACCGGTTCGGCCTGCGGAGCCATCAATTGGCGGCCAAGGCCAGGAGCGAAGGGAAGTTTCGGCGTGAGATCGTGCCGCTTTCGCTTGCCAAGTCGTCGGGATGGTTCGAAGAGGACGAGGGCATTCGGACCGACACGTCCCTCGAGAAGATGTTGTCGCTGAAGCCGGCCTTCCCCGATCTGGAGCTCATTACCGCCGGCAACGCGAGCCAGATCTCGGATGGAGCCAGCGCAGCGCTCGTCATGCGCCGAGAAACGGCGGAGAAGCTCGGACTCAGGCCTCGCGCCCGGTTTGTCGCGTTCAGCGTGGTGGGCGTGAACCCCGTGACGATGTTGACCGGTCCGATTCCGGCGACGCGGAAGGTGTTGCAGAACGCCGGGCTCAAGGTCGAAGACATCGATCTGTTCGAGGTGAACGAGGCGTTCGCGCCCGTGGTCTTAGGGTGGCAAAAGGAGATCGGCGCGCCGTGGGATCGCGTGAACGTCAACGGCGGCGCCATCGCGCTCGGACATCCGCTCGGCGCGACGGGGACCCGGATTGCGGCGACGCTGTTAAACGCGCTCGAGGATCGCGGAGGGCGCTATGGGCTCATCGCCATCTGCGAGGGGGCGGGCATGGCGAACGCGACCGTGATCGAGCGGATGGATGGGTGA
- a CDS encoding acyl-CoA synthetase yields the protein MEPSQTAAFAELLAPDVFNIASAILDRDESRRALVWRSEAGAKRTLTYGELRRESLRLAQSLHDLGLRKGDRVLVLMPRRPETYAVYLAILSLGAVVLPGSELLMPNDIAYRLRHAEAKGVIAHAALAERAEAAIAEAPWVQLRVVVEGPREGWLAYDDLVRGAPREWDVVPTRRDDLAFLSYTSGTTGYPKGVMHVHGWAYAHWHIAAKRWLGIEPDDVVWATAGPGWAKWIWSPFVATLMSGATGFHYGGRFDAETFLRLIDDEAVNVLCATPTEYRMMAKVDGLDRFRLSSLRQAVSAGEPLNREVIDTFRRHFQVTVRDGYGQTENTLLVATCVDTEVRPGSMGLPTVEGAVDIVDDEGRPLPPGQVGDIAVRRDFPALFRGYYKDDERTEAQFRGAWYITGDRAEKDEDGYLWFSGRADDIIISAGYTIGPFEVEDALVKHPLVRECAAVSSPDEVRGAIVKAFVVLKDANLHRELASDGERREALVRELQEHVKRITAPYKYPRAIEFVEDLPKTTSGKIRRVELREREWKRHRKLNEEQGG from the coding sequence ATGGAGCCATCCCAAACCGCCGCATTTGCGGAGCTTCTGGCGCCGGACGTGTTCAACATCGCGAGCGCCATTCTGGACCGGGACGAATCGAGGCGCGCGCTCGTGTGGCGCTCGGAGGCCGGGGCGAAGCGGACCCTGACGTACGGCGAGCTTCGCCGCGAGTCCCTTCGCCTGGCGCAATCTCTTCACGATCTCGGCCTTCGAAAAGGCGACCGGGTCCTGGTGTTGATGCCGCGCCGCCCGGAGACCTACGCCGTGTATCTCGCCATCCTCTCGCTCGGCGCCGTGGTTCTGCCCGGATCGGAGTTACTCATGCCGAACGACATCGCCTATCGCCTGAGACACGCGGAGGCGAAGGGCGTGATCGCCCACGCGGCGCTCGCGGAGCGGGCCGAGGCGGCCATCGCCGAGGCGCCGTGGGTGCAGTTGCGCGTCGTGGTCGAGGGCCCGCGCGAAGGCTGGCTGGCGTATGACGACCTCGTGCGCGGCGCCCCCAGGGAGTGGGACGTGGTTCCGACGCGTCGGGACGATCTCGCCTTCCTGTCGTACACCTCCGGGACGACGGGCTACCCCAAGGGTGTGATGCATGTCCACGGCTGGGCGTACGCGCACTGGCACATCGCCGCGAAGCGCTGGCTCGGCATTGAGCCTGACGACGTGGTGTGGGCCACCGCCGGGCCCGGATGGGCGAAGTGGATCTGGAGCCCCTTCGTCGCCACGCTCATGTCGGGCGCCACAGGCTTCCACTACGGTGGCCGATTTGACGCGGAGACGTTTCTTCGGCTCATCGACGACGAAGCGGTCAATGTGCTCTGCGCGACGCCCACGGAATACCGGATGATGGCCAAGGTGGACGGCCTCGATCGGTTTCGCCTCTCGTCGCTGCGCCAGGCGGTGAGCGCGGGCGAGCCTCTTAACCGAGAAGTCATTGACACGTTCCGCCGCCATTTTCAGGTCACCGTGCGCGACGGCTACGGGCAGACGGAGAACACGCTTCTCGTTGCGACGTGCGTCGATACGGAGGTGCGCCCCGGTTCGATGGGGCTGCCGACGGTCGAAGGGGCCGTCGACATTGTCGACGACGAGGGCAGGCCACTTCCTCCGGGCCAGGTGGGGGACATCGCGGTCAGGCGAGACTTCCCGGCCCTCTTCCGGGGTTACTACAAGGACGACGAGCGGACCGAGGCTCAGTTTCGGGGCGCGTGGTACATCACGGGCGATCGCGCCGAGAAAGACGAGGACGGATATCTGTGGTTCAGCGGCCGCGCGGACGACATCATCATCAGCGCTGGATACACCATCGGGCCGTTTGAGGTCGAGGACGCGCTCGTGAAACATCCGCTGGTGCGCGAGTGCGCAGCGGTGTCGAGCCCGGATGAGGTGCGGGGCGCAATTGTGAAGGCGTTCGTCGTCCTCAAGGATGCCAACTTGCACCGAGAGCTGGCATCCGACGGCGAGCGACGCGAGGCGCTGGTGCGAGAACTGCAGGAGCACGTGAAGCGGATCACCGCGCCCTACAAGTATCCGCGCGCAATTGAGTTTGTGGAGGATTTGCCGAAGACGACGTCGGGGAAGATTCGCCGCGTCGAGCTCAGGGAGCGCGAGTGGAAGCGGCACCGCAAGCTGAACGAGGAGCAGGGAGGGTGA
- a CDS encoding YlzJ-like family protein, whose protein sequence is MLWTTLAESEIYSGWWGSGPRFEEWRDGHRTLIVARDEYGTPRLVRLISPIARDYLRPEWQPGAALR, encoded by the coding sequence ATGCTTTGGACGACGTTGGCAGAGAGCGAGATTTACAGCGGATGGTGGGGCAGCGGGCCGCGCTTCGAAGAGTGGAGGGACGGACATCGGACCCTGATCGTGGCCCGGGACGAATACGGCACGCCGAGACTTGTGCGGCTGATAAGCCCCATCGCGCGTGACTATCTGAGGCCCGAATGGCAGCCGGGCGCCGCGCTTCGCTGA
- a CDS encoding 3-hydroxyacyl-CoA dehydrogenase, with amino-acid sequence MKLEGATFIVTGGGSGLGEATARAFAEAGARVAILDVQEERGKRVAEEIGGQFFRVDVTDEDAVRAAVDEAAEGGVLRGAVNCAGIATAEKILSKRGVHSLESFARVIQVNLVGTFNVMRLVAARVAEAPALEDGERGVIINTASIAAYEGQIGQAAYSASKGGIVGLTLPAARELAAYGIRVVAIAPGIFETPLLMGLPEAARQSLGQQVPFPQRLGRPREYALLARHIVENPMLNGEVIRLDGALRMQPR; translated from the coding sequence ATGAAACTTGAAGGCGCGACGTTCATTGTGACAGGTGGCGGGTCCGGGCTCGGCGAAGCGACAGCGCGGGCGTTCGCCGAGGCCGGCGCGCGCGTCGCCATCTTGGACGTTCAGGAGGAACGTGGCAAGCGAGTGGCGGAGGAGATTGGCGGCCAGTTTTTCCGGGTCGACGTGACGGACGAGGACGCGGTGCGCGCCGCGGTGGACGAAGCCGCGGAGGGCGGCGTGCTCCGGGGCGCCGTGAACTGTGCCGGGATCGCCACGGCGGAAAAGATTCTCTCGAAACGCGGCGTGCACTCGCTGGAGAGCTTCGCGCGCGTGATTCAGGTCAATCTCGTCGGCACGTTCAACGTGATGCGGCTCGTGGCCGCGCGCGTTGCCGAGGCGCCAGCGCTCGAAGACGGCGAGCGAGGCGTCATCATCAACACCGCGTCCATCGCGGCCTACGAGGGTCAGATTGGCCAGGCGGCCTACTCGGCGTCCAAGGGCGGGATCGTCGGGCTCACGCTGCCCGCGGCGCGAGAGCTGGCCGCGTACGGCATTCGCGTGGTGGCCATCGCGCCGGGCATCTTCGAGACGCCGCTTCTCATGGGCCTGCCCGAGGCCGCGCGCCAGTCGCTCGGGCAACAGGTGCCGTTCCCGCAGCGGCTGGGGCGGCCGCGCGAGTACGCGCTCTTGGCGCGGCACATCGTGGAAAACCCAATGTTGAACGGCGAGGTCATCCGCCTGGACGGGGCGCTGCGCATGCAACCGAGGTGA
- a CDS encoding enoyl-CoA hydratase/isomerase family protein — protein MDSVLFRQTGTVAWLGLNRPKQLNALSLEMIRLLRRHLDEMAQDPSVELVVLYGEGDRAFCAGGDIRALYDAKDEPNLETAAAFFSEEYALDDRVARFPKPVVALWDGIVMGGGVGLTYGATWKVATDRTRFAMPETGIGFFPDVGMCHALSRMQGGLGHYLALTGESVGADVLLAAGLANGWLPSGERPSFEAELVKRGEQGETAEQLQRWLAARLAVEHRPSEAVADFLRRVQAYFDSPSLSDILARLREGSSRDPFAAQALEILRQRSPLSLAVTFEALRRAGNATYREVLETDLTLALQFIRRGDFVEGVRAQLVDKDRRPRWRHADLASVTAEEVEAFFEPIAHLSIPFAD, from the coding sequence ATGGACAGCGTCTTGTTTCGCCAGACAGGTACGGTGGCTTGGCTCGGGCTCAACCGGCCGAAGCAGTTGAACGCGCTCAGTCTCGAGATGATCCGCCTTCTTCGTCGCCATTTGGACGAGATGGCACAAGATCCATCCGTGGAACTCGTGGTGCTGTACGGCGAAGGCGACCGCGCCTTCTGCGCCGGCGGCGACATTCGGGCGCTGTACGACGCGAAGGATGAGCCAAACCTCGAGACCGCGGCCGCGTTTTTCTCAGAGGAGTACGCGCTCGACGATCGCGTCGCGCGGTTTCCAAAGCCTGTTGTCGCCTTGTGGGACGGCATCGTGATGGGGGGCGGGGTCGGGCTCACCTATGGCGCGACGTGGAAGGTCGCGACGGATCGCACGCGGTTCGCGATGCCCGAGACCGGGATTGGCTTCTTTCCGGACGTCGGCATGTGTCATGCGCTCAGCCGAATGCAGGGCGGGCTCGGACACTATCTGGCGCTCACCGGCGAGTCCGTTGGCGCCGATGTGCTCCTCGCGGCGGGGCTGGCCAACGGCTGGCTTCCGAGCGGCGAGCGGCCGTCGTTCGAGGCGGAACTTGTGAAGCGGGGCGAACAGGGAGAAACCGCGGAACAACTTCAGAGGTGGTTGGCTGCAAGGCTGGCCGTAGAGCACCGGCCATCGGAGGCGGTCGCGGACTTTCTCCGGCGGGTGCAGGCGTATTTCGACAGCCCGTCGCTCTCCGACATCTTGGCGCGCTTGCGGGAGGGATCCTCGCGCGATCCGTTTGCCGCACAGGCGCTCGAGATCCTGCGCCAGCGCTCGCCGCTCTCGTTGGCGGTGACCTTCGAGGCGCTCCGCCGCGCAGGGAACGCGACGTACCGCGAGGTCCTAGAGACCGATCTCACCCTCGCCCTCCAGTTCATCCGCCGGGGCGACTTTGTCGAAGGGGTGCGCGCCCAGCTCGTCGACAAGGACCGGCGCCCCAGGTGGCGCCACGCCGATCTGGCGAGCGTGACGGCCGAAGAAGTGGAGGCATTTTTTGAACCCATTGCCCATCTTTCCATTCCGTTTGCCGATTGA
- a CDS encoding ribonuclease J, which produces MPRSKSRLSIIPLGGVGEIGKNMTLYWYGQDMIVVDAGLKFPDEDMLGIDIVIPDITFLVENREKIRGIFLTHGHEDHIGGLPYVLREINVPVYGTRLTLGLVENKLREAGVHDVKLITMDGKSRVQLGQFAVSPFYVNHSIPDTVGFAIETPEGIVIHTGDYKFDQTPIDGRHADIHKLAQWGARGVLALVGDSTNAERPGYTPSEMTVGIKIDEIISQAPGRVILSTFASNIHRLQLMIRAAERHGRKVAIVGRSMVNNVQTSLQLGYLEAQPDTLVDPDEVNKLPPEKVVILSTGSQGEPMSALTRMARAAHRKIEIVPGDTVVLASSPIPGNEKFVARTIDQLFRAGAHVIYRGVHASGHGSQEELKWMLQLVRPKYFLPVHGEFRMQRIHADLAMQLGIQPDHIFITEIGDVVEFEDGRARLGGKVPAGSVMIDGLGVGDVGNIVLRDRKLLSQDGILVVVVTLSKTTGHILSGPDIISRGFVYVRESEALLDEANRLVESTLSKLVSDNVSEWSSLKTAVRDTLGRYLYEQTRRRPMILPIIMEA; this is translated from the coding sequence ATGCCAAGATCGAAATCGAGACTTTCCATCATCCCGCTCGGCGGAGTCGGGGAGATCGGAAAGAACATGACGCTGTATTGGTACGGGCAGGACATGATCGTGGTCGATGCGGGGCTAAAGTTTCCCGACGAAGATATGCTCGGCATCGACATCGTCATTCCCGATATCACGTTTTTGGTCGAGAATCGCGAGAAAATTCGCGGCATCTTTCTGACGCACGGACACGAGGATCATATCGGCGGGCTTCCGTACGTGCTTCGGGAGATCAACGTGCCGGTGTACGGGACGCGGTTGACGCTCGGGCTCGTCGAGAACAAGTTGCGCGAGGCGGGCGTTCATGATGTGAAGCTCATCACGATGGACGGCAAGTCGCGCGTTCAGCTCGGCCAGTTCGCGGTGTCCCCGTTCTACGTGAATCACAGCATTCCGGACACGGTCGGGTTCGCCATCGAAACACCGGAAGGCATCGTCATCCACACGGGCGACTACAAGTTCGATCAGACGCCGATTGACGGACGACACGCGGACATTCATAAACTGGCGCAGTGGGGGGCGCGAGGCGTGCTCGCGCTCGTCGGCGACAGCACGAACGCGGAGCGGCCCGGTTACACGCCGTCCGAGATGACGGTCGGCATCAAGATCGACGAGATCATCAGTCAGGCTCCCGGGCGCGTGATTCTGTCCACCTTTGCGTCCAACATCCACCGCCTGCAGCTGATGATTCGGGCGGCGGAGCGCCATGGCCGCAAGGTCGCCATTGTCGGACGCAGCATGGTCAACAACGTCCAGACGTCGCTGCAACTGGGATATTTGGAGGCGCAGCCGGACACGCTCGTCGATCCCGACGAGGTCAACAAGCTTCCTCCAGAGAAGGTCGTCATCCTCTCGACGGGCAGCCAAGGGGAGCCGATGTCCGCGCTCACCCGCATGGCGCGGGCCGCGCATCGAAAGATCGAGATCGTGCCGGGCGACACCGTGGTGTTGGCGAGTTCGCCCATTCCGGGCAACGAAAAGTTCGTGGCGAGGACCATCGATCAGCTGTTCCGCGCGGGGGCTCACGTGATTTACCGCGGTGTGCACGCCTCGGGGCACGGAAGCCAGGAAGAGCTCAAGTGGATGCTCCAGCTTGTGCGCCCGAAGTACTTCCTCCCGGTTCACGGCGAGTTTCGCATGCAGCGGATTCACGCCGATCTCGCCATGCAGCTCGGCATTCAGCCGGACCACATCTTCATCACGGAGATCGGCGATGTCGTGGAGTTTGAGGACGGCCGAGCGCGCCTCGGCGGCAAGGTCCCGGCCGGGTCCGTGATGATCGACGGGCTCGGCGTGGGCGACGTCGGCAACATCGTGTTGCGCGACCGCAAATTGCTGTCGCAGGACGGCATCCTGGTCGTGGTGGTCACGCTGTCCAAAACGACGGGACACATCCTGTCGGGGCCCGACATCATCTCGCGCGGGTTCGTCTACGTGCGCGAGTCAGAGGCGCTCTTGGACGAGGCGAATCGCCTGGTGGAGAGCACGCTCAGCAAACTGGTCTCGGACAACGTGAGCGAGTGGTCTTCGCTGAAGACGGCTGTGCGGGATACGCTCGGCCGGTACCTGTACGAACAGACTCGGCGCCGCCCGATGATCCTGCCCATCATCATGGAGGCGTGA